The Pristis pectinata isolate sPriPec2 chromosome 28, sPriPec2.1.pri, whole genome shotgun sequence genome includes a window with the following:
- the arpin gene encoding arpin isoform X3 — protein sequence MSSFKVEAKGQSDKVSTEELKKLIYKPELVQISEKHTPDQSLAFWITEEELENIELEVGDALRLKTKDDSPFILTLAKMDAGTVTKCNFAGDKKAGSSWTDNIFATKSKNEKEAKGSSQGEGADEDEWDD from the exons ATGTCTTCCTTCA AGGTGGAAGCTAAAGGACAGTCGGATAAAGTTTCAACAGAAGAGTTGAAGAAGTTGATTTACAAACCAGAGTTGGTGCAGATCTCTGAGAAACACACTCCAGATCAAAGCCTGGCATTTTGGATCACCGAGGAAGAGCTGGAAAACATTGAGCTGGAGGTCGGAGATGCGCTGCGCCTGAAAACAAAGGACGACAGCCCGTTTATCC TTACATTGGCCAAAATGGACGCAGGAACCGTGACCAAATGCAACTTTGCAGGGGATAAAAAGGCAGGAAGTTCTTGGACAGACAACATATTTGCTACAAAGTCGAAAAACGAGAAAGAGGCCAAAGGCAGCAGCCAAGGAGAGGGGGCTGATGAGGATGAGTGG GATGACTGA